The genomic region TTTGATATATCAGCCTTATTGTCCATATATATCCATGTGTATTGATGTGTTAAAAATATATCTATTTTACTCTGTATTTTTCTCTTGTTCTTTCATATATTATGGTATATAATTATTTCAGATTCCTAACTTTACGTAAAGGAGGTGGGGCAGGACTACTAAGAAAGTATAGGACTTTTATTTAATTAAAAATTAAATCAAATGGGGTGAACAAGATAAAAATATTATTTATTGATAATAATATAGACATCTTAGCTTTTAAAGCTCAAATGTGGGACCTTCTTTGTATGTGTGATAAAGACTTTTATCCAACTTTATCTTCAAGAGAAAATAGTACTAATGGTCCTGTAAAATATTTTGAAGGGCTATTTATAGAAAATGCTAAGTATGTTCTTGCATTTATGGAAGAGCAACTTGTTGGATTTTCAATTTTCTTTCATGATTATTATGAAGAATTGATAGCCCAATATACTCCATGTAACTATGTAAAAGTTGCATGTGTTCATCCATCTTATCGTGGGTTAGGAATCGCAACTATGCTTAATAACTTTATTGAAAATCAGCTGCCTACTGATTTAGTCCTGCCATATATAGTGAGAAGAACTTGGAGCTCCAATATACCTCAATTAAAGGTTCTAGAGAAATTTGGATATAAACTTATCCATAAGTTTGATAATGATAGAGGAGATAATATTAGTACAGTTTACTTTGCAAAATTTATAGAAAATAGTATAAACTTAA from Caldisalinibacter kiritimatiensis harbors:
- a CDS encoding GNAT family N-acetyltransferase — its product is MNKIKILFIDNNIDILAFKAQMWDLLCMCDKDFYPTLSSRENSTNGPVKYFEGLFIENAKYVLAFMEEQLVGFSIFFHDYYEELIAQYTPCNYVKVACVHPSYRGLGIATMLNNFIENQLPTDLVLPYIVRRTWSSNIPQLKVLEKFGYKLIHKFDNDRGDNISTVYFAKFIENSINLNIG